The genome window GCGCCTGGCAGGCAGGGTTTAAAAATGCAGTCGGCATCCTCAAGGATGTGCTCACCGAGGACCAGGCCCGTCTCATCGCTCGGGTGACAAAAGATAAGACGGTAATCCTGGTGCCTGATAATGATGCCACCGGTCGCAAAAGCGTCCGCAAAAACCGGGATTTATTATTGGCGGTCAATCCGGATCTGCATATCCAGGTAGCTGTTCCCAGCGGCGAGGCTAAGGATTTAAACGATGTCCTGGTCCAATCCGGCGAAGAGGGCGTCCAGGCGGCAATTGCGGCCGCTCAACCTGTGGACATGTATATTGTGCTTGAACTTTTGGAATCTGAGCCCATCAGAGAACGGCAATATCAGATTCTGCGTGACTATATAAAATCTGTAAAGAATATTCTGGTTATCGAAGATATTGTCAAGGTCCTGACCCGGCAGTGGGACAAGCCGGAAGGTATGGTGCGCCAGTTTTTAGAGTTGGGCACCGGCGGTAAAACTGATTTCTGGTATCCCCACGATCAGGGTTTGGAAAAAAAGATGCTGGCCAGCATACTTTCAACGCCTCGGGCACTGGACATGGTAGCCGACAAACTCAGTGGTGATTGTTTTTATGTTTTTGAGCACCGGGTGATTTTTGAGGCAATGCTCCGCATCTACCAGAACAAGGGCAGTCTCAACCATGCAGAGTTGTACATGGAGCTGCGTACCGGCAAAGTCCTGGAAAATGTAGACGAGTTGTTGAGCACTATGTCAGCCGGTTATACCAGCGAAGCGGATATAACTGCCTTGCAAGAAAGTTTGCTCAACCTATATTATCATCGTCGTTTGCTGATGGCGGCCTTGGATATTGCCGAAACTATCTCAACCTCCAACTGCGATGAATTGGAAAAGATTCAGGCCAAGGCCCAGGATGTCGTGTTCTCCGCTACCGACTCGACATCAATTGTTCCGGTTCATAGAATTAATGATTTATTGTCCAATCGATGGGAAGAATATCTTCTGCGCATGCAGGGTTTAATTCCCCGGGGGCTGATGACCGGTTATTTCTCGGTGGATAATGTGATTAAGGGCTTCAAAAACAAGCATTTGATTGTACTTGCTGCTGCCACATCAACCGGTAAAACCGCCTTTGCGCTTAATATCGTGCGCAATGTCCTCAAGCGAGACCCGGCTGTGCCGGTGGGCGTTATCAGTCTCGAGATGAGCGCCCAGGAGATCATGGACCGCTTGATTATCTCCGAGCTGAGAATCGACGGCCAACGCTATGACCAGGGAACGCTATCTGATCAAGAATACGATGTGTTCAGCAAGCGAATCAATGCGCTATACAATAAGCCCCTGTTGATTAGCGATCAGCGGGGCCTGAATGTTACCCAGATTCGTGCTCGCCTGCGGCGGATGAAGGCAGAGCTGGGGGGGCTTGGTTTGGTGATTGTGGATTATCTCCAAACAATTCAACTCTCTGTCAGCGGTAATGTCACCACTGCCCGGGCCACTGGCGACGTGGTTCTTCAGCTTCGAAACCTGGCCTCGGAGTTGGACGTGCCGATTGTTCTGTTATCCCAGATTAACCGTAATTACAGTCAACGTCAGGATAAACGACCCCAGCTTTCGGATTTGCGGGAATCTGGAAATATTGAGGAGTTTGCCGATATGGTCATGTTTTTG of Bacillota bacterium contains these proteins:
- a CDS encoding toprim domain-containing protein, which gives rise to MDYQQTVETIKTKVDIVKFIEQYTRLRKTGNVYQGVCVLHPDSNTPSLTVYPDSQSYYCFGCKSGGSILEFVKAHYNYDFQEAIRFLAESAGLDIEAEESPQAKKRRQRIKTNARQVLRTQQQLQEKKNAFSYLNKRGFSKETIADFSLGFDSADNSIVIPINDGFGKPIGFSRRFLTPGDGPKYKNSRNDDVFNKGQLLYNLDKARKHIRDNLLVLEGYFDVISAWQAGFKNAVGILKDVLTEDQARLIARVTKDKTVILVPDNDATGRKSVRKNRDLLLAVNPDLHIQVAVPSGEAKDLNDVLVQSGEEGVQAAIAAAQPVDMYIVLELLESEPIRERQYQILRDYIKSVKNILVIEDIVKVLTRQWDKPEGMVRQFLELGTGGKTDFWYPHDQGLEKKMLASILSTPRALDMVADKLSGDCFYVFEHRVIFEAMLRIYQNKGSLNHAELYMELRTGKVLENVDELLSTMSAGYTSEADITALQESLLNLYYHRRLLMAALDIAETISTSNCDELEKIQAKAQDVVFSATDSTSIVPVHRINDLLSNRWEEYLLRMQGLIPRGLMTGYFSVDNVIKGFKNKHLIVLAAATSTGKTAFALNIVRNVLKRDPAVPVGVISLEMSAQEIMDRLIISELRIDGQRYDQGTLSDQEYDVFSKRINALYNKPLLISDQRGLNVTQIRARLRRMKAELGGLGLVIVDYLQTIQLSVSGNVTTARATGDVVLQLRNLASELDVPIVLLSQINRNYSQRQDKRPQLSDLRESGNIEEFADMVMFLYRHARQSAEAYEEAKNNGTENDVEIIVAKNRTGKTGITKLIFDDQYMRYVDPQSESIEAVSPGPPPPDQR